One region of Pogona vitticeps strain Pit_001003342236 chromosome 1, PviZW2.1, whole genome shotgun sequence genomic DNA includes:
- the GARIN2 gene encoding Golgi-associated RAB2 interactor protein 2, translated as MGDLQKVLEKGEYISLKSAPVFESKFVQVTRRGESIYLHNRPNYVTMGICASSPNLSKPNVMLLAHSTPSSSQEAISTRPASTKHSSSEDELVLTRFLPLKLVDISVHSVKKRRIKLKLVSGRAYYLELCAQPEKQAHLFHQWIQLINRLNSRSRGSPVNALYKDFETQEENRDVRNKTLKGYNEVESFLYQRSSEEPVKAGIMKKTSSKRVTISDTVGPIEEFRKSQSQATVYSYSCLKKSSTDAENQNENSQESIKNTPTKNRSREREFFSSTEKRLQTSGILKNVSKSGVFFCN; from the exons ATGGGAGATCTTCAAAAAGTTCTTGAAAAAGGAGAGTATATATCCTTGAAATCTGCTCCTGTGTTTGAGAGCAAATTTGTTCAG GTCACTAGAAGAGGTGAATCAATTTACCTTCATAATCGTCCCAATTATGTAACCATGGGCATTTGTGCCTCCAGCCCAAACCTGTCGAAGCCAAATGTGATGCTGCTTGCACATTCAACTCCTTCATCCTCCCAGGAAGCTATTTCAACACGCCCAGCAAGTACAAAGCACTCGTCTTCTGAAGATGAATTAGTACTCACTAG GTTTCTGCCCTTGAAGCTTGTAGACATTTCTGTTCATTCAGTTAAAAAAAGACGTATCAAACTAAAGCTGGTGAGCGGCCGTGCCTACTACCTAGAACTCTGTGCCCAACCAGAGAAGCAGGCTCATctcttccatcagtggatacagcTCATAAATCGACTGAACTCTCGATCTAGAGGTTCTCCAGTCAATGCTCTGTATAAGGATTTTGAGACCCAGGAAGAAAATAGGGATGTCAGGAACAAAACACTTAAA ggaTACAATGAAGTAGAATCTTTCCTATACCAACGATCTAGTGAAGAGCCAGTTAAAGCAGGAATCATGAAAAAAACATCTTCAAAACGTGTCACTATTTCTGATACAGTGGGGCCTATTGAAGAATTTAGAAAAAGCCAAAGTCAAGCAACAGTTTATTCCTACAGCTGCCTGAAAAAGTCAAGTACAGATGCAGAGAACCAAAATGAAAATAGTCAAGAATCAATCAAGAATACTCCTACAAAGAATAGATCAAG GGAAAGAGAATTTTTTTCTAGTACAGAAAAAAGACTGCAGACTTCAG GAATCCTAAAGAATGTCAGTAAGTCTGGGGTATTTTTTTGCAACTGA